A genomic region of Lytechinus pictus isolate F3 Inbred chromosome 2, Lp3.0, whole genome shotgun sequence contains the following coding sequences:
- the LOC129269588 gene encoding mitochondrial ribosome-associated GTPase 2-like has product MASLLHHHLLRYGQLFQLYHMRTIQRMMSSITTKRRKNLSEKKLSKHFVDWRRVRVVGGKGGDGCVSVRREAHVEFGGPDGGDGGHGGHVILESNQSIKSLERVLPLYRGEAGGNGRNQNRHGRNGKHTVIKVPLGTLVKENDVIIKDLENEHDTYMLAAGGEGGRGNRSFVTAQHKTPMMATCGTLGEERLLNLELRTMAHVGLVS; this is encoded by the exons ATGGCTTCACTCTtgcatcatcatcttcttcgaTATGGTCAGCTATTCCAGTTATATCACATGAGAACCATACAGAGAATGATGTCATCCATTACTacaaagagaaggaaaaatctAAGTGAGAAAAAACTG TCAAAGCATTTTGTTGATTGGCGAAGGGTTAGAGTAGTTGGAGGTAAAGGAGGAGATGGATGTGTGTCGGTACGCAGAGAAGCTCATGTAGAGTTTGGAGGCCCTGATGGTGGAGATGGTGGCCATGGAGGACATGTTATTCTTGAAA GCAATCAAAGCATTAAGTCACTAGAGCGTGTCCTTCCACTGTATCGAGGAGAAGCGGGGGGAAATGGAAGGAATCAAAATCGTCATGGACGCAATGGCAAGCACACTGTTATCAAG GTTCCTCTGGGTACTCTAGTCAAGGAAAATGATGTTATCATCAAGGACTTGGAAAATGAACATGACACT TACATGCTAGCTGCAGGTGGTGAGGGAGGGCGTGGCAATCGCTCTTTTGTAACGGCCCAGCACAAGACCCCAATGATGGCTACCTGTGGGACACTGGGAGAGGAACGACTCCTAAACCTGGAGCTTAGAACCATGGCTCATGTTGGTCTGGTAAGTTAA